In the Lates calcarifer isolate ASB-BC8 linkage group LG24, TLL_Latcal_v3, whole genome shotgun sequence genome, one interval contains:
- the LOC108894986 gene encoding oxygen-regulated protein 1 → MMNQAGLRRIPPDQSSGSGHTFGSPRHPSIKDPILSKRVCFYKSGDPQFNGLRMVINNRTFKTFDALLDSLSKKVPLPFGVRNITTPRGVHAIYTLDELEDGKSYICSDSRKVKPINLALARKKLPPWYHARPVSSRRRTVQQARFFPGRNIHKQEPVVVRTPKKLLVFRNGDPTVQHTVVLHKRTTPTFESILEYISELMQIHVVKLYTPDGRRVDGLTGLILCSGTVVAAGREPFRSANYNAQKSPAPTWSSTNRKGLRRLKSLNRKKKHLSYGSKSRNFSPSSERYIVNRIHNSMAESSCDLPSYHTNSVELESSRMLESVAETDRDTCLGDGAEGQGCLLPSEDDIEKSFRVNQDGSMTVEMKVRLTIKEEETIHWTTTLTRSSVANQLNVSCLPESEAEQEVCSPKSDSLDLQSPAASIDTINKDKTKDNNDEDPPSLSNGTISESGNEEDDMKVQTDVASPRRAPTPGYTQIRKKQASMESITSVTPEGIQQGIVGSYSYKEETENGAMTEQYCMVKQSTTRPVPKPRRLGSVDANNINSRNVSTFKSAEILQIESSGEEVTETVLHIYEQQTCQDNFLANMCAQGMSASRTPFGRPATSETGQLSSSNEFEPELWRPSTASESINIWRAENMSATSDFALQSLRTDAMQATNRQQQFPQATKGKGKAKQREVSKDKRVSPKPKVINKRRLLTPRKRQKENSAEAAGTRTKAKTFSSAGFIKRIYGNKSKSTKSTMKLKKRLTQKRDAGVTTQSSQPSDDIDIPSPLKGSQSETDSLETSKLNVSSTERGILTRQTSMHQEKKNENKAHDISKSMALPALNSSSSVTNEYVENWLEKAHLTPTSSPDEETKKLDAVTLYDFNGATHTTATTTTTTTTTS, encoded by the exons ATGATGAATCAGGCAGGGCTTCGGAGGATCCCCCCTGACCAATCGTCAGGGAGTGGTCACACCTTTGGCAGCCCTCGGCACCCGAGCATCAAAGACCCTATTCTTTCAAAGCGAGTGTGCTTCTACAAAAGTGGGGATCCTCAGTTTAATGGTCTACGTATGGTCATCAATAACCGTACGTTTAAAACCTTTGATGCACTCTTGGACAGTCTATCTAAAAAAGTCCCCCTTCCTTTCGGGGTCAGGAATATCACCACCCCTCGGGGGGTTCATGCAATCTATACTCTGGATGAACTGGAGGATGGGAAGTCCTACATCTGCTCTGACAGCCGTAAGGTAAAACCTATCAACCTGGCACTGGCCAGGAAGAAGCTGCCACCTTGGTACCATGCCAGGCCTGTTAGTTCCCGTCGTCGGACAGTGCAGCAGGCCAGGTTTTTCCCCGGCCGCAACATCCACAAGCAGGAGCCAGTGGTTGTGCGAACACCAAAGAAGCTACTCGTTTTTCGCAATGGAGACCCCACTGTACAACACACTGTGGTGCTTCACAAGAGGACTACACCCACTTTTGAGTCTATCCTGGAATATATCTCAGAGCTGATGCAGATCCATGTGGTGAAACTATACACCCCTGATGGCAGACGT GTTGATGGTCTTACAGGGTTGATATTGTGCTCTGGGACTGTCGTGGCTGCAGGCAGGGAGCCTTTCAGGTCTGCAAACTACAATGCACAGAAATCACCAGCTCCAACATGGTCCTCTACCAACCGAAAGGGTCTGAGAAGACTCAAGTCTTTAAACC GTAAAAAGAAGCATCTTTCATATGGTTCAAAGTCAAGGAATTTCTCTCCATCATCTGAGAGGTATATTGTGAATCGGATCCATAACTCCATGGCAGAAAGTTCATGCGATCTTCCCAGTTACCACACAAACTCTGTCGAACTGGAGTCGAGTCGTATGCTGGAGTCAGTAGCAGAAACAGACCGTGACACCTGCCTTGGCGATGGAGCTGAGGGGCAGGGCTGCTTGCTGCCCTCTGAGGATGACATTGAGAAGTCCTTTCGGGTGAACCAAGATGGCAGCATGACAGTGGAGATGAAGGTTCGCTTGACAATTAAGGAAGAGGAAACCATCCACTGGACAACTACTCTTACGCGCTCAAGTGTGGCCAATCAGCTTAATGTGAGCTGTTTGCCAGAGTctgaggcagagcaggaggTCTGCTCGCCTAAATCAGACTCGCTGGATTTACAAAGTCCTGCTGCCTCTATTGACACCATCAACAAGGACAAAACTAAGGACAACAATGATGAGGATCCACCATCCCTGAGCAACGGAACTATCAGTGAGAGTGGTAATGAAGAGGATGATATGAAAGTACAGACAGACGTGGCGTCACCTCGGAGAGCTCCGACACCAGGGTACACGCAGATAAGAAAAAAGCAAGCCTCTATGGAGAGCATCACATCAGTAACACCTGAGGGTATTCAGCAAGGAATTGTTGGCTCTTACTCCTacaaagaagagacagaaaatggagCCATGACAGAGCAATACTGTATGGTCAAACAGAGCACCACTCGACCAGTACCAAAACCGAGAAGACTTGGATCTGTGGATGCCAACAAtataaacagcagaaatgtatCCACATTCAAATCAGCTGAGATCCTACAGATTGAATCCAGTGGGGAGGAGGTCACTGAAACTGTCTTACACATATATGAACAGCAGACTTGCCAGGATAATTTCCTTGCAAACATGTGTGCGCAGGGTATGTCTGCTTCCAGGACTCCTTTTGGTCGGCCAGCTACTTCAGAAACAGGACAGCTCTCCTCCAGTAACGAGTTCGAACCTGAGCTCTGGAGACCTTCAACGGCATCTGAATCCATTAATATCTGGAGGGCTGAGAACATGTCAGCAACATCTGATTTTGCCTTGCAGTCACTGAGGACTGATGCAATGCAAGCGACAAATAGGCAGCAACAATTCCCACAGGCCACCAAAGGCAAAGGCAAGGCCAAACAAAGAGAGGTCAGTAAGGATAAGAGGGTGTCCCCGAAACCCAAAGTGATCAATAAACGGCGGCTGTTGACACCAcggaaaagacaaaaagagaattCTGCAGAAGCGGCTGGGACACGTACAAAGGCAAAAACTTTCTCCAGCGCTGGGTTCATTAAGCGAATTTATGGGAATAaatcaaaatcaacaaaaagcaCAATGAAGCTTAAAAAGAGACTGACACAAAAAAGGGACGCGGGTGTTACAACACAGAGCTCACAACCATCAGATGACATAGACATACCATCGCCACTGAAAGGAAGTCAGAGTGAGACAGATTCTTTAGAAACAAGCAAGCTGAATGTTTCTTCTACTGAGAGGGGAATACTGACACGACAGACATCAATgcatcaggaaaaaaagaatgaaaacaaggCCCATGATATCAGCAAAAGCATGGCACTGCCTGCTCTTAACTCCTCCAGCTCTGTTACTAATGAATATGTAGAGAACTGGCTGGAGAAAGCCCACCTTACCCCCACTTCCTCCCCAgatgaggaaacaaaaaaattagATGCAGTTACTCtt TACGATTTCAATGGAGCTACTcacaccaccgccaccaccaccaccaccaccaccaccaccagctga